In a genomic window of Octadecabacter temperatus:
- a CDS encoding M24 family metallopeptidase, with protein sequence MTGHAPFSAAEYDRRLTLTRKAMQKAGLDAVFITDPSNQAWLTGYDGWSFYVHQGVIVTQSGEPIWWGRNMDKFGGRRTCWMGHDNILGYGDHYVQSSEVHPMQDLADVIKSRGLEKAHIGVEMENYYYSAKAHEVLKTCLPDARLADATGLVNWQRLIKSEDEIDFISKASGITDKVMQVALERAEPGMRKNDLVADIMHAGITGVGDDWGDYPAIVPLTPSGLDATAAHLTWNGDKLREGEATFFELSGCYRRYHAPLCRTIHLGTPPDEMKRAEIAQLEGISAGLDAARAGNLTCDIANAFMAVMAKHGIERQGRMGYPIGLSYPPDWGERSASIRSEDQTVLQAGMVFHFMPALWMDTWGLETTETILITENGSAKPLSNVERKLFVKG encoded by the coding sequence ATGACTGGCCACGCGCCCTTCAGTGCGGCTGAGTACGACCGTCGACTGACACTGACCCGTAAAGCCATGCAAAAGGCAGGTCTTGATGCGGTCTTTATCACCGATCCCTCTAATCAGGCGTGGCTTACTGGCTATGATGGTTGGTCATTTTACGTCCATCAAGGGGTGATCGTTACCCAATCGGGAGAACCGATCTGGTGGGGCCGTAACATGGACAAGTTTGGGGGGCGACGCACCTGTTGGATGGGGCACGACAACATTCTTGGCTATGGCGACCACTACGTCCAGTCGAGCGAAGTCCACCCCATGCAGGACCTTGCCGATGTCATAAAATCGCGCGGTTTGGAAAAAGCCCATATCGGCGTCGAGATGGAGAACTACTATTATTCAGCCAAGGCCCATGAAGTTCTAAAAACTTGTCTTCCAGACGCACGATTGGCTGACGCCACGGGGTTGGTTAATTGGCAACGTCTGATCAAGTCTGAAGATGAGATTGACTTTATAAGCAAGGCGTCAGGTATCACTGACAAGGTAATGCAGGTCGCACTCGAGCGTGCAGAACCCGGAATGCGCAAAAACGACCTTGTCGCGGATATAATGCATGCTGGAATTACGGGGGTCGGTGACGATTGGGGGGACTATCCGGCCATTGTTCCGCTGACCCCTTCAGGCCTTGACGCGACCGCGGCGCATCTAACATGGAACGGCGATAAGTTGCGTGAGGGTGAAGCCACATTTTTTGAGTTGTCGGGGTGCTACCGCCGCTATCACGCGCCTTTGTGCCGGACAATTCATCTTGGCACGCCGCCTGACGAGATGAAGAGGGCAGAAATCGCCCAACTTGAGGGAATTTCCGCGGGATTGGATGCCGCCCGTGCAGGTAACCTCACCTGTGATATCGCGAATGCCTTTATGGCCGTTATGGCAAAACACGGCATCGAACGTCAGGGGCGTATGGGTTACCCGATCGGCCTCAGCTATCCGCCTGACTGGGGTGAGCGTTCGGCCTCTATTCGTTCAGAAGATCAAACCGTTCTTCAAGCGGGTATGGTGTTTCATTTTATGCCTGCCCTCTGGATGGACACATGGGGACTTGAAACAACCGAAACGATCCTCATTACCGAAAATGGTTCCGCTAAGCCGCTGAGCAATGTCGAGCGTAAATTGTTTGTGAAAGGCTAG
- a CDS encoding MFS transporter: MFKVFISSWALFLGMFMLMVGNGLQGTLLGVRGGIENFSTFEMSIVMSAYFVGFLGGSRLAPEMIRRVGHVRVFAALGSTISAVLILYPVLPEVWAWTMGRIVIGFCFSGVYVTAESWLNNSATNETRGQSLSIYMLAQMSGIVLAQGILSVGDVSGYTLFIIPSVLVSLAFAPILLSVVPTPSFETTRPMKIKDLVQTSPLASVGMFLLGGVFAAQFGMTAVYGTQAGLSVGQISLLVSLIYIAALVAQYPIGWVSDRMDRRTLIIGLAALGGAGAVLAAMSGGDFYIILIGAAIVGGTSNPLYALYIAYANDFLEHEDMAAASAGFIFINGVGAISGPILLGFVMGQFGEAAFWVVVAVLMSAMALYGVVRVLQRPSETSIDDQVSYTPVMANASPVAMELAQEIYIDAELDEQEAEEEPS, from the coding sequence ATGTTTAAGGTATTTATCTCTTCTTGGGCGCTGTTTCTTGGCATGTTCATGCTGATGGTTGGCAACGGTTTGCAGGGCACCTTGTTGGGTGTTCGCGGCGGCATTGAGAATTTCTCGACGTTCGAGATGTCGATCGTTATGTCGGCCTACTTTGTTGGCTTCCTAGGTGGGTCGCGCCTTGCGCCTGAGATGATCCGCCGTGTTGGGCATGTGCGGGTGTTTGCGGCGCTTGGCTCCACGATTTCGGCCGTGTTGATCTTGTACCCCGTCCTGCCCGAAGTTTGGGCGTGGACGATGGGGCGCATCGTTATCGGGTTCTGTTTCTCGGGCGTGTATGTGACCGCTGAAAGCTGGCTGAACAATTCAGCGACCAATGAAACCCGTGGGCAGTCGCTCAGCATCTATATGCTGGCGCAGATGTCGGGGATCGTTTTGGCGCAAGGCATCCTAAGCGTCGGGGACGTGAGCGGGTATACGTTGTTCATCATCCCGTCGGTCCTCGTGTCTTTGGCGTTTGCCCCGATTTTGTTGTCCGTTGTGCCAACACCGTCGTTTGAAACAACGCGGCCTATGAAGATCAAGGACCTTGTCCAGACGTCACCATTGGCGTCTGTCGGGATGTTTCTGCTTGGCGGTGTGTTTGCGGCGCAGTTCGGTATGACGGCCGTTTATGGCACCCAAGCGGGTCTGAGTGTTGGACAGATTTCGCTATTGGTGTCGCTGATCTATATCGCGGCATTGGTTGCGCAATATCCGATTGGTTGGGTGTCAGACAGGATGGATCGCCGCACGCTGATTATTGGTCTTGCGGCATTGGGTGGGGCAGGTGCGGTGCTGGCCGCGATGTCGGGCGGGGATTTCTACATTATCCTGATTGGTGCCGCCATTGTCGGGGGGACGTCTAATCCGCTTTATGCGCTCTATATTGCCTACGCGAACGACTTTCTTGAACACGAAGACATGGCCGCTGCGTCCGCTGGATTTATCTTTATCAACGGGGTCGGGGCGATCTCTGGTCCGATTTTGTTGGGGTTTGTCATGGGACAATTCGGGGAAGCAGCGTTCTGGGTCGTTGTCGCCGTGTTGATGTCAGCCATGGCGCTTTATGGGGTTGTGCGTGTTCTGCAACGCCCAAGCGAAACCTCAATCGACGATCAGGTGTCCTACACGCCTGTGATGGCCAACGCGTCACCGGTCGCTATGGAATTGGCGCAAGAAATTTATATCGATGCAGAACTGGATGAACAGGAGGCCGAGGAAGAACCTTCCTAA
- a CDS encoding diguanylate cyclase, with the protein MTKSEAIDDGELVSQSLSWRDSQETDDAGLMLATQIMNVMEQGIILWSADGTCELHNTRIYEVLELERSALGIGTNRDEFLAAAVPRGEYTDEKLAEMRKHSNTRIAYQYDRKLPSGDVVECHARPTREGGYVVTCTNVTEARQAARELAAAKKAAEDAESKSSLILQEERARRAEARTLSDLDEWLQSCKSLDELFQIVAKFMGYLLPDSYGELYLYSNSRDVLDGACEWGQEDAINAHITPDSCWSLRRGRVYEHNPDALCFPCDHLSEQSKATLCDYICIPIIAHGDTVGLLHINFKAGMSRAEIKSLGRFAARCGEHISMAIANVKLRDELHDQSIRDPLTGLYNRRYFMDAMRRETSVADRGGKGFSLISLDADKFKTFNDNHGHEAGDLVLRALAECMLAVLPSSAVCARVGGEEFAVLLPQCIENEAMQQAEALRSSVSEIEVRTAFGLLPRVTISSGVAAYCGDSTAPSVVMKRADEALYAAKSDGRNCVRLAKTGTREAVTPVHS; encoded by the coding sequence ATGACGAAATCTGAAGCGATTGACGACGGTGAGCTGGTTTCCCAGTCCCTTTCATGGCGCGATAGCCAAGAGACGGATGATGCTGGCCTGATGCTGGCAACCCAAATCATGAACGTGATGGAGCAGGGGATCATCCTTTGGTCGGCGGATGGCACCTGCGAGTTACACAACACCCGCATTTACGAGGTTCTTGAACTTGAACGCTCTGCCCTTGGAATTGGCACGAACCGGGATGAGTTTTTGGCGGCCGCGGTGCCTCGCGGGGAGTATACGGATGAAAAGCTGGCCGAAATGCGCAAGCATTCCAACACCCGAATCGCGTATCAATATGATCGGAAACTCCCATCGGGTGATGTGGTGGAATGTCATGCGCGACCCACGCGCGAAGGTGGGTATGTGGTCACCTGTACCAACGTCACCGAAGCACGACAGGCTGCACGCGAACTTGCGGCGGCGAAAAAGGCCGCTGAAGATGCGGAAAGTAAATCGAGCTTAATTCTCCAAGAGGAGCGTGCGCGTCGCGCCGAAGCACGCACCCTGTCAGATCTGGATGAATGGTTGCAGTCGTGCAAATCGCTGGATGAGCTGTTTCAAATTGTTGCAAAATTTATGGGTTATCTTCTGCCGGACAGTTACGGCGAATTGTACCTTTATTCCAATTCACGCGATGTTCTGGATGGCGCGTGTGAGTGGGGGCAGGAAGATGCCATCAACGCCCACATCACGCCGGATTCATGTTGGTCTTTGCGGCGTGGTCGCGTTTATGAGCACAATCCAGACGCGCTATGTTTCCCGTGCGATCACCTATCCGAGCAATCCAAAGCAACATTATGCGACTATATTTGCATCCCTATCATCGCGCATGGGGATACGGTTGGGCTTTTGCACATCAACTTTAAAGCTGGGATGTCGCGTGCTGAAATCAAGTCCTTGGGTCGGTTTGCAGCACGTTGTGGTGAGCATATCTCAATGGCGATTGCCAATGTGAAACTTCGGGATGAGCTGCATGACCAATCCATCCGCGATCCGCTGACGGGCTTGTATAATCGTCGCTACTTTATGGACGCGATGCGCCGTGAAACGTCAGTCGCGGATCGTGGCGGAAAGGGATTTAGCCTGATCTCATTGGATGCGGATAAGTTCAAAACGTTTAACGACAACCATGGGCACGAAGCAGGGGACCTGGTTCTACGTGCGCTTGCCGAATGTATGTTGGCGGTTTTGCCCAGTAGTGCGGTTTGCGCCCGTGTCGGAGGGGAAGAATTCGCAGTCCTTTTACCACAATGCATTGAGAATGAGGCGATGCAACAAGCCGAAGCCCTTCGGTCCAGCGTTTCGGAAATCGAAGTGCGCACGGCGTTTGGCTTACTCCCACGCGTTACGATTTCTTCGGGCGTTGCAGCCTATTGTGGCGACTCGACCGCGCCAAGTGTGGTGATGAAACGCGCGGATGAGGCTCTTTATGCCGCAAAATCTGACGGGCGAAACTGCGTGAGGCTTGCAAAAACAGGCACTCGCGAAGCTGTGACACCTGTGCATAGCTGA
- a CDS encoding DUF924 family protein, whose product MVTPEQVLSYWVDEVGPKGWYVATDELDAQVRENFLSTWQDAQAGACGLWLTSPVGTLGYIVLTDQFPRNMFRGHEDSFATDKSARAAAKIAIERDWDLRIPEPVRQFFYMPLMHSENLIDQDRCVRLMKTRLPESGADNLRHARAHRLVIRQFGRFPFRNEALGRTPTAAETAWISEGGYGAALRAVDELAPAS is encoded by the coding sequence ATGGTCACGCCTGAGCAGGTATTGTCGTATTGGGTCGATGAGGTCGGGCCGAAGGGGTGGTATGTCGCCACCGATGAATTGGACGCGCAAGTTCGTGAGAATTTTTTGTCCACTTGGCAAGACGCGCAGGCAGGTGCATGCGGCCTTTGGCTTACCTCACCTGTAGGCACGCTAGGGTACATCGTTCTAACAGATCAATTTCCACGCAATATGTTTCGCGGACATGAAGACAGTTTTGCGACAGACAAAAGCGCGCGTGCGGCGGCGAAAATTGCCATTGAACGCGATTGGGACCTTCGCATTCCTGAACCGGTCCGCCAGTTCTTTTACATGCCTCTCATGCATTCTGAAAACCTGATCGATCAGGATCGATGCGTGCGCTTGATGAAGACACGTTTACCAGAAAGCGGTGCAGATAACCTGCGCCACGCCCGCGCGCACCGTTTGGTTATTCGCCAATTCGGCCGCTTCCCGTTTCGGAATGAAGCGTTGGGGCGCACTCCAACCGCAGCCGAGACTGCATGGATTTCTGAGGGTGGTTACGGTGCTGCGTTGCGGGCTGTCGATGAACTGGCGCCTGCAAGCTAG
- the argE gene encoding acetylornithine deacetylase, producing MLQTTKDILADLIAFPTISSDSNLEMIAYLATRLEDCGAEVQLFTDPSGTKANLFATLGPKKDGGIVLSGHCDVVPVADQNWESDPFTMVERDGRLYGRGSCDMKGFIASTIAMAPTFAKSVNDRALHFAFTYDEEVGCIGAAHLAQSFSDLGVRPSVAIIGEPTEMRIIEGHKGCYEYTTRFQGLEGHGSAPDLGVNAVEYAARYVTYLLDLKEQLRDMSPPESAFEPPWTTVNLGAIHGGSVHNVIAPKAQIDWEMRPVQQSDAVFIKSRLHAYCHDVLLPKMQVIYPEASIETQIVGEVEGLVPTLENEAKQIVSELTGTQDAHLVPFGTEGGLFQGLGMDVVICGPGSIEQAHKADEFVTVDQLERCTAMLSKLSQKLAS from the coding sequence GTGCTGCAGACCACCAAAGACATTCTTGCGGACCTGATCGCGTTCCCAACAATCTCGTCGGACAGCAATCTGGAAATGATCGCCTATCTCGCAACGAGGTTGGAAGACTGCGGCGCAGAGGTTCAACTATTCACTGATCCTAGTGGCACGAAGGCAAATCTTTTTGCGACGCTTGGGCCAAAAAAGGACGGGGGGATCGTCCTTTCCGGTCATTGCGATGTGGTTCCGGTAGCCGACCAAAACTGGGAGAGCGATCCATTTACGATGGTTGAACGCGATGGCCGCCTTTACGGACGCGGCAGTTGCGACATGAAAGGGTTCATCGCGTCAACTATTGCGATGGCTCCGACATTTGCAAAATCCGTGAACGACCGAGCGCTGCATTTCGCCTTTACCTATGACGAAGAAGTCGGGTGCATCGGAGCCGCCCACCTTGCGCAATCATTTAGCGATTTGGGTGTCCGTCCAAGTGTTGCAATCATCGGTGAACCAACCGAAATGCGGATCATTGAAGGCCACAAAGGGTGTTATGAATACACGACAAGGTTTCAAGGATTGGAAGGCCATGGTTCTGCGCCTGATTTGGGCGTAAACGCGGTTGAATACGCCGCCCGTTACGTCACCTATTTACTGGACCTGAAAGAACAGTTGCGCGACATGTCCCCACCTGAGAGCGCATTTGAACCGCCTTGGACCACCGTAAACTTGGGCGCAATACACGGCGGATCCGTGCACAACGTAATCGCGCCCAAGGCACAAATTGATTGGGAAATGCGGCCTGTGCAGCAATCAGACGCAGTTTTCATCAAATCGCGTCTTCACGCATATTGCCATGACGTGCTTTTGCCGAAAATGCAGGTCATTTACCCTGAGGCCTCTATTGAAACGCAGATTGTTGGCGAAGTAGAGGGGTTGGTCCCAACTTTGGAAAACGAAGCAAAACAGATCGTGTCAGAGCTGACGGGTACCCAAGATGCGCATTTGGTGCCTTTCGGAACAGAGGGCGGACTCTTTCAGGGTCTTGGGATGGACGTCGTCATTTGCGGCCCGGGCTCTATTGAACAAGCACATAAAGCTGACGAGTTTGTCACGGTTGACCAGTTGGAGCGTTGCACCGCAATGCTATCAAAACTCTCCCAAAAATTGGCTTCTTAG